cagtgtgtgtggaatagagagggggaagctaaccaaatgtgggattccatggctagttgtatccgaaaagtagcaaaagaggtattaggagagtccaagggctttgccccacaccaaaaggaatcttggtggtggaatgaggaggtacaaacaaaggtgaaggctaagaaggaatgttgtaaagccttatacaaggataggaccgatgaaaatggtgaaaggtatagaaatgcgaagcaagaggcgaagaaagctgtgagagaagctaagttagcggcttatgacgatatgtataagcgactagataccaaagaaggagagttggatatctataaactagctagagaaagggaaaagaagacaagggacctaaaccaagtgaggtgcatcaaggatgaggatggaaaagttcttgctacagagaacgcggttaaagacagatggaaatgttatttttataatcttttcaatgaaggacatgaaagaagtgcttctttaggggagttgagtaactcagaagagtgtagaaactactctttttatcgtagaattcggaaggaagaagtggttgtagctttgaagaagatgaagcatagaaaagcagtaggcccagacgatataccaatcgaagtgtggaaagttttgggagagacaggtataacatggctcactgacaaTTTCAATAGGATTCtgaaaacaaagaagatgccaaatgagtggcgaacgagcactttggtgcctatctacaagattaagggcgatgtacaaaattgcatgaactataggggtattaagctaatgagtcatacaatgaagctctgggagagagtcattgagcatagattgaggcaagagacacaggtttcggacaaccaattcgggttcatgccagggcgctcaaccatggaggcaatctatctcttacgaagattgatggaaagatatagagatgggaaaaaggatttacacatggtctttatagatttggaaaaagcgtatgatagggtcccaagagacattctttggaggattttagagaagaaaggagtacgagtagcatatatccaagctatacaggatatgtatgaaagagcaaagactgccgtaagaactcatgaaggacaaaccgaaagctttcccataactgtaggattacatcaaggttcatccttaagtccttacctttttgcgttggtaatggatgagttaacaggacatattcaagatgatattccttggtgtatgcttttcgcagacgatatagtgttgatagatgaaactcaggaaggggtaaatgcaaagcttaacctttggagagaagtgttggaatctaaaggtcttcgcctaagccgatcaaagacagaatatatggagtgcaagttcagtgcaaatagaggccaaaacgagttaggggtgaggatcagagatcaagaaataacaaagagtgaccgttttcgttacctaggatctatcttgcaaaagaacggagaattagatggagatctcaaccatagaatacaagctggatggatgaagtggaagagtgcatcaggcgttttgtgtgaccgccgtatgccactaaagctcaagggaaaattctataggacggcaataaggccggcgatgctgtatggcacagaatgttgggcggtgaagcatcaacacgtacacaaaatgggtgtagcggagatgaggatgcttcgttggatgtgtgggcacacgagaaaggataagattaggaatgaggatatccggggtaaagtaggagtagccgaaattgaaggaaagatgagagaaaatcggttacggtggtttggacatgtgcaaagaaggcctactgacgctccgattagaagatgcgactatgagacagaggttcagggccgaaggggtagaggaagacctaggaaaactttggaagagaccctaagaaaagacttagagtacttggatctaacggaggacatgacacagaacagaacacaatggcgttctaagattcatatagccgatcccactcagtgacttggattttccaagtctccaaccgagaagttttcatcactcgggaaattaagggaacactacctcaacctacatgctccactcacaaagcttcaacatacaagcttcaacaaaagaaaattcaaagaacttagcgaagaaggctttggtgtatttaacacaatacgttgaaatgaaggaaagcttatttattgatatccccgataagttacaaatatgtacatatacttgagtcaaaataaacaaacaagagggagccttcacaaaggttgcttaggagaagtctcagcagtcggtagagccccagaaagagaaggcaccggagggggatcattcggagcctcagtactggacagaaccctagaaggaggaggcatcagaggttgatcatttggagcttcattaagcggtatagccccagaagacgaaggcaataaatgcctttggaacaaacccacaaatctctgatgatcaagtaaaacctgaccatcagattccttcatctggtcaagcttcctcttcatgtttgtagcatagtcatgtgcgagccggtgcaactgtttattctcatgcttgagccatctaatctcctgtttgagactcatcacttcagccgccaatgattcaacttggcgggttcgagcaaataggcgttgggccatattagacacagaacctgcacactgaacactgagagccagagaatccttaacagccaactcatcagaccgtttggaaagtagtctgttatctttgggagtgagaaggttcctggccactaccgcaacggtcatatcattcttcatcacggaatccccaacggtaagaggaccagtaggggagacgaaggatgggcgccatatgttgtctggagaaggcgaggctgcctcttcaacaaggttcaagtcaaaacgacggtcggaggggccagacattttcaaaggtgttgaagagagaagaggtcggacaaatcaagatcttagaagtgcaagaatgaagcttctactggtggatattcaagtgtgctttggaacttaatgtcagcccttataaaaatctgcactcgacgaagcttcagaaatcgaagaggtgcctgctcagaaatcgaagaggcgtttgctttctcaaaagctgggctgctcagagaccacgagggtcgatctcagaaatcgaagaggcgtttgctttctcaaaagctgggctgctcaaagaccacgaaggccaatctcagaaatcgaagaggcttgctttctcaaaagctgggctgctcagagaccacgagggctaatctcagaaattgaagaggcacctacttttccagccttgtcagcacctgtcacacgcacactcagctttgcggaaattatgggcattttgtcgaagatttctggcgaagtagaaagcacatgaatcgtacttcaatcacccacttcccacacgcaatagtagctcatgggtaccacagataactttgccaaagttctctgacaaagttgagacacgtgaagcttgtagctcccactacatcgctctgaccaagaagggtaaaataatagcaaagaaacaacactaacaaagtttagacacataaattttgaaggtctagctaccatattattacccacaagggtaaaggaacagtaccgctgctggataattggaaagtcccggtgtgtcaacctctagcaaacatgcccaacctttactcacattcgagaaaacactcccaacaagattgcttgctccaaaatcgaagaggcaccgccctccgaatctcgagagccagactcccaacatgattactttctaaaaaatcgaagagagggtaaaggaacagtaccactgctggataattggaaagtccctgtgtgtcaacctctgtgcttcgtggcaaggtagattagcaaacatgcccaacctttactcacattcgagaaaacactcccaacaagattgcttgctccaaaatcgaagaggcaccgccctccgaatctcgagagccagactcccaacatgattactttctcaaaaattgaagagacaccgctctccgaatctcgagagccagacccccagtaagattgctttctcaaaaatcgaagaggcatcgttctccgaatctcaagagctagatccccgacaggattgcttgttcaaaaaccaaagaggcaccactttcccaacttcaagagctggatctccttggataaagcttgtctgtaatcttcacacgcaacatcagctttctagataccagaccactttttcaaagtgctctgatagagttaaaacatgtgaagttggcagctcccactaccgtgctatgaccaagcagggtaaaggaatagcattattacttgatgttagggagactcctatatatgtcgacctccatccccaacggacaggcagacctgcaaaaatgctcaacccttcctcttatctgagagggcactcccaacgaagcctttcaaaatattcagctttctttccccccgataacacctctgtaaacaagctataatagagcaagaatatctcatatcatcagggttaaaagtaagagtatcctatatcatgctttttccctgtcttttcctttggccttgttcttacctgcaagacaaggagaatgagagcaatcagtcagcacttggaatcaagcttccagccaggaactgactgcctggaaccccttacctgattacttacctggcattgctctcgagtactcatcttcaacatcttatgcttccagggaagataccgcatctgcctgaggaacagatagggcaagtgagaaggatacaaggaagcatgtggagacaagcgtaacagcacacgtgccgatacatccactactctgtcaaaagccaaagtatcctatatcagcagggtcgaacgtactctagatttgatggacttgttttgaccctcaaattcttcagtcggccttatactctagaggaaaccagaaaaccctccagcctagttcaagaataagcctgtggaaagttacttcttcaaaagcaaaagtatcccatatcatctcttctcatttttcttctctttatccttcatgctgcctgcaagatagggagaatgtgaacaattagccggagctctgattgcttaccttgtctgtcacctctttcagcagatcccctagctcggcgacttgggggactcctactacatggtttgtatcgcgcttgaccaagcctgaaactataagtaagcttcaagtgaaattgatacattaccttgtgcatctccaccagttacagatgccacccttggatggaggaagagtacttccagagaagatgtcacatctacctatgagacagataaggcaagtcaagacgataccacactccggtacttagaagtttcgtggttacgagatcattctcccacaatatttcctaatgtcatttgtactaaatcattcacttgtactcactaaaggagagcttgaacctatgtacttgtgtaaacccttcacaattaatgagaactcatctattccgtggacgtagccaatctgggtgaaccacgtatatcttgtgtttgctttcctatctctatccatttatatacttatccacactaatgaccggagcaatctagcgaagatcacaaaaagtgaccgttttcgctacctaggatctatcttgcaagagaacggagacttagatggagatctcaaccatagaatacaagctggatggatgaagtgtaagagtgcatccggcgtgtttgtgtgaccgtcgtaggccactgaagctcaagggaaaattttataggacggcaataaggccgcgatgttgtatggcacagaatgttgggcggtgaagcatcaacacgtacacaaaatgggtgtagcggagatgaggatgcttcgtgggaggtatgggcacacgagaaaggataagattgagaatgaggatatccgaggtaaagtaggagtagccaaaattgaaggaaatatgagagaaaatcggttccggtggtttggacatgtgcaaagaaggcctactgacgctccggttcgaaaatgtgactacgggacagaggttcagggccgaaggggtagaggaagacctaggaaaactttggaatagACCCtaggaaaagacttgagtacttggatctaacggaggacatgacacaaaaccgagcgcaatggcgttttaggattcatatagccgaccccacttagtgggaaaaggctttgttgttgttgttgttgttgttgtattagtCTTGCTGTTTCAGTTGATGTCATATCATTTGAAGTTTCCTTTAAGTCCAAATCAGAACAcacttgaatgttttttttggaAGTGTTGTAGTGTTGGAGTCACGAATGTTGAATCCCGAGTAAGAATTTAATTGTGAATTTGCTAATAAGGGAATACTCCATCTCCTCTAGCAGGCTTCTATACATCAACTGAATTTTACAGTTTTACTTGAAGTTGGTTGTGTAATTTAGTGATTGAAGAGCCTTAAAGTCTCTAATCTGTATTCTTTCTCGTTATTAACTAGTTATATATTTTCCATAGTTTGCTTAATCGTGTTATTACCTGAGTTTGGttatgtatatgtttccaaAGTTTGTTTAACTGTGTTGCAAGGTGATATTAATTCATTGACGTTGACCTTTTTCCCAGCTCCATGCACTGTTTTGAGGGCCCAGAGTGGCTTCATTTGAGAAGAGGCAGAGAGTCATTTGCAAGAGGCCCATTGGTTAAGGTTGATCCCCAAGGCAGGTTCGGAGGCGTTCTTGTTTATGGCTTTCAAATGATAATTCTTAAAGCTGCGGAGGTCTCttttgcctcctccactttgcaTTTTGATCATCGTAGTGGTACTAGCAGTCTCATGTTGAAAAATTATGGCTTAATAAGTTAGTTTCGATTCCTGATATATTTACAATAGGATTTGGAGGGGAAAAGGAAAAACTGTTGGTTTAGCGACAGTTCTAAGCATTGGCTCCTATGCCCTTATTAGGAGCATACTCAAATTGGTCTACGATATTGTGTCAACAAATTATTGGCTCTCATATTCAACAATGTGTTGCTTAGTATTGGTCACTGCGTCTTAGgctaaaaaggtcgtacccagtgcacaaggctcccgctttacgcagggtcacTGCGTCTTAGGCTAAAAAGGTAAAATTAAAGAAGTTAATTCTCTATTCCTGCTTTTTAAATTGTACGATTTGGAAGGGAAAAAGTGAAACCTTGTTGCCTTAGTAACAGTTCTAAGTGTTACCTATGCTGTATGCCTTTGTTAGTAGTGCTTTCAATTATTGGCTTGGTCATTGTGCCTCAACTCTCATGGTCCTCTAGTAGATACGTGATCTATAAAAGAGGGTCCTCCTGTATCTCAATTTGTATATCTTGTTGTCAGGGTGGCTCTGGTTTGGTTGGGGACGATGATGGTTTTGGTTCCGGAGGTGCAATTTCTGCTCGTGTTGAGTCGTCTTACATTTTTAATCTGGGAGACATGGACATGAAGCATGTAAAGGATTTTACATTTGTACATGGTGAGTTTGGATGTGGAATAATCTTTGGAAGAAGCAATATTTGTAAGACATTTAATAGACAAAGATTGTATTTGGATTTGTGGACTAAAAAGAAGATATTTGGATATGAATTCTTAGCGTGCATTATTTAATGAGACTTTAGATATTCTATGATAATGAAattcatatgtgaatttgagTATTTGAAATTAACAgaatttcatataggttgcatAATTCACttcattataattatatttatattatttaaagtgttattttccTTAAAAATAATGTTGTGGTTATCAGTATCCATATTTTCTTGTCTTGCATTCCCGAGTAGGTTTGAAACAAAATAGGTTAGTTCTAATAACTTCTTGTGGCTTTTTATCTTTTAAAGTTTGACATAACGTATGTTGTATAGGTTACATTGAGCCTGTGCTGGTTATCCTTCACGAGCAGAAGCTTACTTGGGCTGGGCATGTCTCATGGAAGCACCATGCTTGTATGATTTCTGCACTTAGTATCAGCACAACTTTAAAGCAGCATCCGCACATATGGTCAGCTGTTGTAAGTTCCACCAAGATAAATTTatcttcaaattttgaaattactcattataaatttcttttctttatgtccccaactattttttttatgttcatACAGTCATTTTGATCCATAAAATCAATGTTTAAGCATTCAGCTGACTATGAAAATGTGAACAAATTTTTCTTGAAAGTCTTGCATGCTTTTGCTATACTGGAGAAATGTGTATGTTTGATCCAAGTCAGATGACCTGAAAGATTATCCTTCTTAATGTGGGAATATTTGGGAAGACATCCTTACATTCGATCTATTTTTACTTATATTTGTGTCAGAATCTCCCACATGATTCCTACAATCTGCTTGCTGTACCATCTCCAATTGGCGGTGTTCTCGTGATTAGTGCAAATTTTAATCTATTATAATAGCCAGGTAAGTTAATTTATTATAGTGGTTTTATTAGCTGAAGCACTTTTTTATGAGGTTTTTACCAACTTTATGCAGTCAGCCTCATGTGCATTGCCATTAAACAGTTATGCTGCTTCTGTTGATaacagctctctctctctctctctctctctctcttcacacacacacacacacacaaccaaCACACCCTTGtattccctccctccctctcgtCTCTTTGGCTAATCTCTCTCATCCACactttgtttttatataatttaatgtattttctgttttatgcaGTCAAGAGATGCCAAGATCTAGTTTTTAACTGTGGAGCTTGATGCTGCCAATGCAACTTGGTTGCTGAATGATGTAGCCTTGCTGTCTACAAAAACTGGGGAGCTACTATTGCTCACCCTTGTTTATGATGGACGGTTAgtaattacaatttttttttttttaatttcgttTGAGCAGAAGAAGCAGAGCTTGTTACTTTCTTCACCACCAGTGCATGACTTGCTAATTGTATCATCTTCTGTACCATAATATCTTGTACTTGGAGGGTATTatcatttatattttgtatGATTCGGGAATTGTGTTGTGATTTTTTATGATGTTAGAAATACAAGAGGGctcaaaatttcattttatgAGATAAAGTCAGTTATTTCTGTATTCAGGTTTCAGAGGTGTACGCCAAAGATTTCAAGGGTGCCATATCTGCATTAGCCTCACTTCAAGGTCATCTGTTGATTGAGCAGGTCCTAAAATTACGTTAAACAAGTGGAATGGCACTGAACTGAATGGTGTGGCATTTTTTGATGTTCCACCATTGTATGTTTTGAGCTTGAATATTGTATGTATACTTCCTTAACTGTCTCTTTTAAATTGATTCGTTGTTTGATACCTGGATATCAGTACTTGAATATACGATTTAATTATGTGATGTGAAATCTGAGGGTGCACGTTGAAATGTTTCAAACTTCTCAAGTTGTGTCTTTAATTTGATTCTTGGTGTATAATGTTAGTCGTAATTTATTAAGATATGATTCTGAGCAATATGTGACCAGTGTCAATGGCCAAATTTGTCTTTGCAGGTCAAGAATTTTTCCTCCTTGGTGACATTCACAAAAGCATTTACTTTCTCAGTTGAAAGGAGCAGGGATCTCAGCTAAATCTGTTGGCCAAGGATTTTGGTAACCTAGATTCTTTTTTATCGATGGAAGTTTGCTGAGGCTTGTAGTTGCAGATGAACGAAAGAACATTCAGGTTAGTGCCTTGTAGCTGAGATATATTTTAGTCCTCTTTTAGGGctctcttattattttatttttttgtgactAACGATTCTTTTGGTTAGTTTTTCATCCCTGATTGTTGGAGGGATAGTTTACTtattttaaacacattttctatGCCAAACAGATCTTTTTCTACGCACCAAAGAGGTCTGAGAGTTGGAAAGGCCAGAAGCTTCTCTCACGGGCTAAATTTCTTGTTGGTACCCATGTTACCAAGTTCTTGCGGTTGCAGATGCTCTCTAACTCAGGGACTAATCCAGGCTCCAACAAAACTAATTGCTATGCTTTGTTATTTGGTACCCTGGATGGCAGCATTGGTTGTGTTATGCCTCTTGATGAACTCACATTTCGTAGGTTGCAGTCACTACAGAAAAAGCTTGTTGATGCAGTTGCCCATGTTGCTGGTTTGAATCCAAGAGCTTTCCGCCAGTTTCGGTCAAATGGAAAAGCTTATCTGCCTGGCCCTGATACCATAGTTGACTGCAAGCTTCTAACCCAGTGAGTTCCATGTTCCTTCTATTTAGATTACCGTTCAAGATACAAAAGATTTTGCTGCCTTGCTTTTTGGAGAGAAATATTCCGTCATCTTTGTaaacccaacaacaacaacaacaacaacaacaaagccttttcccactaagtggggtcggctatatgaatcctagaacgccattgcgctcggttttgtgtcatgtcctccgttagatccaagtactctaagtcttttcttagggtctcttccaaagttttcctaggtcttcctctatcccttcggccccgaacctctgttccgtagtcacCTCTTCGAACcgaagcgtcagtaggccttctttgcacatgtccaaaccaccgtaaccgattttctctcatctttccttcaacttcggctactcctactttacctcggatatcctcattcacaatcttatcatttctcgtgtgcccacacatcccacgaagcatccttatctccgctacacccattttgtgtacgtgttgatgcttcaccgcccaacattctgtgccatacaacatcgctggccttattgccgtcctataaaattttcccttgagcttcagtgacctacgacggtcacacaacacgccggatgcactcttacacttcatccatccagcttgtattctatggttgagatctccatctaattctccgttctcttgcaagatagatcctaggtagcgaaaacgatcgctttttgtgatcttcgctagattactccggtcattagtgtggataagtatataaatggatagagataggaaagcaaacaccagatgtacgtggttcacccatattggctacgtccacgaaatagaggagttctcattaattgtgaagggtttacacaagtacataggttcaagctctcttttagtgagtataagtgaatgatttagtacaaatgacattaggaaatattgtgggagaatgatctcgtaatcacgaaacttctaagttccggagtgtggtatcgtcttgacttgccttatctgtctcgtaggtagatgtggcatcttctctggaagtactcttcctccatccaggggtggtatctttaactggtggagatgcacaaggtaatgtatcaatttcacttgaagcttacttgtagtttcaggcttggtcaagcgcgatacaaaccatgtaataggagtcctccaagttgCCGAACTAGGGGATCTGctaaaagaggtgacagacaaggtaagcaatcagagctccaagcaatcagtcccagatcagaactttgatttcgagttccggctgattgttcacattctccctatcttgcaggcagcatgaaggataaagagaagaaaaatgagaagagatgatatgggatacttttgcttttgaagaagtaactttccacaggcttattcttgaactgggctggagggttttctggtttcctccagagtataaggccgactgaagaatttgagggtcaaaacaagtccatcaaatctatagtacgttcgaccctgctgatatgggatacttttgcttttgacagagtagtggatgtatcggcacgtgtactgttacgcttgtctccacatgcttccttgtatccttctcacttgccctatctgttcctcaggcagatgcggtatcttccctggaagcagaagatgttgaagatgagtactcgagagcaatgccaggtaagtaatcaagtaaggggtttcaggcagtcagttcctgactggaagcttgattccaagtgttgactgattgctctctttcttcttgtcttgcaggtaagaacaaggccaaaggaaaagacagggaaaaaacatgatatgggatactcttgcttttaaccctgatgatatgagatattcttgctctagtatagcttgtttacagaggtattatcggggggaaagaaagctgaatatttcgaaaggcttctttgggagtgccctctcaaatatgaggaagggttgagcatttttgcaggtctgcctgtctgttggggatggaggtcaacatatataggagtctccctcacaacaagtagtaatgctattcctttaccctgcttggtcataacacggtagtgggagctgccagcttcacatgttttaactctgtcagagcactttgaaaaagtggtctgtggtatctggaaagctgatgttgcgtgtaaagattacagacaagctttatccaaggagatccggctcttgaagttgggaaagtggtgcctcttcggttttcgaacaagcaatcctgtcggagatctggctctcgagattcggagaacgatgccttttcgatttttgagaaagcaatcctgctaggggtctgactctcgagattcggagagcggtgtctcttcgatttttgagaaagtaatcatgttgggagtctggctctcgagattcggagggcggtgcctcttcgattttggagcaagcaatcttgttgggagtgttttctcgaatgtgagaaaaggttgggcatgtttgctagtctatcttgccacgaaacacagaggttgacacacagggactttccaattatccagcagtggtactgttcctttatccttgtgggtaataatatggtagctagaccttcaaaatttatgtgtctaaactttgttagtgctgtttctttgctattcttttacccttc
This region of Malus domestica chromosome 07, GDT2T_hap1 genomic DNA includes:
- the LOC114825909 gene encoding cleavage and polyadenylation specificity factor subunit 1-like, producing the protein MHCFEGPEWLHLRRGRESFARGPLVKVDPQGRFGGVLVYGFQMIILKAAEGGSGLVGDDDGFGSGGAISARVESSYIFNLGDMDMKHVKDFTFVHGYIEPVLVILHEQKLTWAGHVSWKHHACMISALSISTTLKQHPHIWSAVNLPHDSYNLLAVPSPIGGVLVISANFNLL